A single Lactuca sativa cultivar Salinas chromosome 8, Lsat_Salinas_v11, whole genome shotgun sequence DNA region contains:
- the LOC111889473 gene encoding protein LAZY 1, producing MKLLDWMQHKFHQTSNEHLITEFAPRNSCASLTDLQYYPKSQYCYPKAQSNKQREKHFRKSFACIESARSDKDQNEQEPSDEVLFHGFLAIGTLAITEPETPTFATSVENITWKETEATENELNVINGELEKVLRSEGKEEGGEKKEDGAVVCPLQTYLFGSVVGLPETTTRKKEHRASLGELFQRTKMEEKETVGTKNNDGEKRKEKSAVHLMKKILKGRTLYPGSADKKPSKLQRMFHRKVHPENGAPKSDDLSLFPLVDTSKKGENFCTSDSDGNRECWIKSDTEYLVLEVKGKKDGK from the exons ATGAAG CTACTAGATTGGATGCAGCACAAGTTTCACCAAACCAGCAATGAGCACCTAATAACAGAATTTGCTCCAA GAAACTCATGTGCATCTCTTACGGATTTACAATACTATCCTAAATCACAGTACTGTTATCCCAAGGCTCAAAGCAATAAACAAAGAGAGAAGCATTTTCGTAAATCATTTGCATGCATAGAGAGTGCTAGATCAGATAAAGATCAGAATGAACAGGAACCATCTGATGAAGTACTCTTCCATGGATTCCTGGCAATTGGGACTCTTGCTATTACTGAACCAGAAACGCCAACATTCGCCACCTCTGTTGAGAATATTACATGGAAAGAAACTGAAGCAACTGAGAATGAACTGAATGTTATCAATGGTGAGTTAGAAAAGGTGCTAAGAAGTGAAGGAAAGGAAGAAGGAGGCGAAAAGAAGGAAGATGGAGCAGTTGTTTGTCCACTACAGACGTATCTGTTTGGTTCTGTGGTTGGATTGCCTGAAACAACTACGAGAAAGAAAGAACATAGAGCATCACTTGGAGAGCTCTTTCAGAGAACTAAAATGGAGGAAAAAGAAACTGTTGGAACTAAAAACAATGATGGAGAAAAGAGAAAGGAGAAATCTGCTGTCCATTTGATGAAAAAGATACTAAAAGGAAGAACCCTGTATCCTGGTTCAGCTGATAAAAAACCAAGCAAG CTCCAACGTATGTTCCATAGGAAAGTTCACCCTGAAAATGGTGCACCTAAATCTGACGATCTCTCATTATTTCCTCTGGTGGATACTTCTAAAAAAGGTGAAAATTTTTGTACCAGTGATTCAGATGGGAACAGGGAATGCTGGATCAAATCAGACACAGAGT ACCTGGTGCTTGAAGTAAAAGGGAAAAAAGATGGCAAGTGA